A window of Amycolatopsis australiensis contains these coding sequences:
- a CDS encoding protein kinase domain-containing protein codes for MRVTCKNGVWELGDRIGGGGYGQVLEARAESGVDGAAKLVPKEPGAERELLFAELGGVRNVVPIIDDGETDDAWVLVMPRAERSLEQHLKQAGGSLDVGSAVAVLRDIAVALADLEDRVVHRDLKPGNVLLLDGHWCLADFGIARYADATTAPDTRKGAFSIFYAAPERWSNMRATAATDVYSFGCIAHELLSGSPPFTGRYLHELREAHLHGSVPQLVSTPAVLAALVEECLYKSPQARPSAVNLVKRLERAAEQAASPGLAALQEANRVQAVQKAASLQAESAAQSEQQRRAGLFEAATRSFARIADSFKDALTSNAPGATVQTVRGGGWQIHLGQAVLTVAGPAPTSESAWGAWDRPGFEVIAHAEIDLLVPADGHGYEGREHSLWFCDAAPTGQGRYQWFETAFMVSPMLNRPVRQDPFALDPGMEAAKALWNGIAEWQLAWPFTPLTVDDLDEFIGRWAGWLAAAADGRLSHPSSMPERRPENSFRRS; via the coding sequence ATGCGGGTTACCTGCAAGAACGGCGTATGGGAACTCGGCGACCGGATCGGCGGGGGCGGTTACGGGCAAGTGCTGGAAGCGCGTGCAGAGTCGGGAGTCGACGGCGCGGCCAAACTGGTGCCGAAAGAGCCCGGTGCGGAACGCGAGCTGCTGTTCGCCGAGCTGGGCGGTGTCCGCAACGTGGTGCCGATCATCGACGACGGCGAGACGGACGACGCGTGGGTGCTGGTCATGCCGCGTGCGGAACGCTCCCTGGAACAGCACCTCAAGCAGGCCGGCGGATCTCTCGACGTGGGCTCCGCCGTAGCGGTGCTGCGTGATATCGCGGTGGCACTGGCCGATCTGGAGGACCGGGTCGTGCATCGCGACCTGAAGCCGGGCAACGTGTTGCTGCTCGACGGCCACTGGTGCCTGGCCGATTTTGGCATCGCCCGCTACGCGGACGCCACGACCGCCCCGGATACCCGCAAGGGCGCCTTCTCGATCTTCTACGCGGCGCCGGAACGGTGGAGCAACATGCGTGCGACCGCGGCCACCGATGTCTACTCCTTCGGCTGTATAGCCCATGAGCTGCTGTCGGGCAGTCCGCCGTTCACCGGCCGCTACCTCCACGAACTGCGCGAGGCGCACCTGCACGGCAGTGTCCCGCAGCTGGTGTCCACCCCGGCGGTGCTGGCCGCGTTGGTGGAGGAGTGCCTGTACAAGTCCCCACAGGCGCGCCCGAGTGCGGTGAACCTGGTCAAGCGTCTCGAGCGCGCCGCCGAACAAGCTGCCTCGCCCGGGTTGGCGGCATTGCAGGAGGCCAACCGCGTCCAAGCCGTCCAGAAGGCGGCGTCCTTGCAGGCAGAGTCGGCGGCGCAGTCGGAGCAGCAGCGGCGCGCAGGTTTGTTCGAGGCCGCCACACGCAGCTTCGCCAGGATCGCCGACTCGTTCAAGGACGCGTTGACCAGCAACGCCCCCGGGGCGACCGTCCAAACGGTGCGGGGCGGCGGCTGGCAGATCCACCTGGGACAGGCCGTGCTCACCGTGGCCGGCCCCGCGCCGACGTCGGAATCGGCATGGGGCGCGTGGGACCGCCCTGGGTTCGAGGTGATCGCGCATGCCGAGATCGATCTCCTCGTGCCGGCCGACGGGCACGGCTACGAGGGGCGTGAGCACTCGCTGTGGTTCTGCGACGCCGCCCCCACGGGGCAAGGCCGCTACCAGTGGTTCGAGACGGCGTTCATGGTCTCGCCCATGCTCAACCGCCCGGTGCGGCAGGATCCGTTCGCCCTCGACCCGGGCATGGAAGCGGCCAAGGCGCTGTGGAACGGCATAGCAGAGTGGCAGCTCGCATGGCCCTTCACACCGCTGACCGTGGATGACCTGGACGAGTTCATCGGCAGGTGGGCGGGGTGGTTGGCCGCAGCCGCGGACGGCCGGCTGAGCCATCCCTCGTCGATGCCCGAACGGCGCCCGGAGAACAGCTTCCGTCGCAGCTGA
- a CDS encoding branched-chain amino acid ABC transporter permease, giving the protein MSITHDLSSLVLAQGGEWIKFDVDSFVQQFWNNTIEGLSYGSIYALVALGYTLVYGVLKLINFAHSEVFVYGCYATWFVFFGLGFRPGATPSLGAGELILYLGIALIAAMAVSGGTAVLLERVAYRPLRKRGAPKLVFLITAIGASFVLQQILFIWRGGNPEQSIRLLRNEEQFQIFGGSVTNITIITVVASILLMIGADMFVNRTKFGRGIRAVAQDPDTATLMGVNKERVITLTFLIGGLLAGAAALFYMMKIPQGASYQGGFILGIKAFTAAVLGGIGNLRGALLGGLLLGVVENYGQSLFGGEWRDVVAFVLLVLILMVRPTGILGESLGKARV; this is encoded by the coding sequence GTGTCGATAACCCATGACCTGAGTTCGCTCGTCCTCGCGCAGGGCGGCGAATGGATCAAGTTCGATGTTGACTCGTTTGTCCAGCAATTCTGGAACAACACGATCGAAGGGCTCTCCTACGGGAGCATCTACGCGCTGGTCGCCCTCGGCTACACCCTCGTGTACGGCGTCCTGAAGCTGATCAACTTCGCGCACTCCGAGGTGTTCGTCTACGGCTGTTACGCGACCTGGTTCGTGTTCTTCGGACTGGGTTTCCGCCCCGGCGCGACCCCGTCGCTCGGGGCCGGTGAACTGATCCTGTACCTCGGGATCGCGCTCATCGCCGCGATGGCCGTCTCCGGCGGGACCGCGGTGCTGCTGGAACGCGTGGCCTACCGCCCGCTGCGCAAACGCGGCGCGCCCAAGCTGGTCTTCCTGATCACCGCGATCGGCGCCTCGTTCGTGCTGCAGCAGATCCTGTTCATCTGGCGCGGCGGCAACCCCGAGCAGTCGATCCGCCTGCTGCGCAACGAAGAGCAGTTCCAGATCTTCGGCGGCAGCGTCACCAACATCACCATCATCACGGTGGTCGCGTCGATCCTGCTGATGATCGGCGCCGACATGTTCGTCAACCGGACCAAGTTCGGCCGCGGCATCCGCGCCGTGGCGCAGGACCCGGACACCGCGACGCTGATGGGCGTCAACAAGGAACGCGTCATCACCCTGACGTTCCTCATCGGTGGCCTGCTGGCCGGCGCGGCCGCGCTGTTCTACATGATGAAGATCCCGCAGGGCGCCTCCTACCAGGGTGGGTTCATCCTCGGCATCAAGGCGTTCACCGCGGCCGTGCTCGGCGGCATCGGCAACCTGCGCGGCGCGCTGCTCGGCGGTCTCCTGCTCGGCGTGGTCGAGAACTACGGCCAGTCGCTGTTCGGCGGCGAGTGGCGTGACGTCGTGGCGTTCGTGCTCCTGGTCCTGATCCTCATGGTGCGGCCGACCGGCATCCTCGGCGAGTCGCTCGGAAAGGCACGGGTATGA
- a CDS encoding alpha/beta hydrolase family protein: MGEMVEGVAAGVPFVALPPADRDAPAALVAGWHLMDEPSSERAMAEAVPMAGLQAWRVYFGLPLSGARLPEGGPGEVFRRASEDAVLNVFEPVTEQAAGEFPAALAELRDRLPGATGPLGVFGGSAGALVALEVLARGDAAIAAGAVASPVVQLAPMIAANERRFGVTYAWSERSHAVAARYDYVDRAAELTAPLLLVTGADDDIAVREPAEALRAKLGAELVTVEGMAHEFPPGTPGAARVDAAFTEWFARRLRG; encoded by the coding sequence ATGGGCGAGATGGTCGAGGGGGTCGCGGCGGGCGTGCCGTTCGTGGCGCTGCCGCCGGCGGACCGGGACGCGCCGGCGGCGCTGGTCGCGGGCTGGCACCTGATGGACGAGCCGTCGAGCGAGCGGGCCATGGCCGAGGCCGTCCCGATGGCCGGCCTGCAGGCGTGGCGCGTGTACTTCGGGCTCCCGCTCTCCGGCGCGCGGCTGCCCGAAGGCGGTCCCGGCGAGGTCTTCCGGCGCGCGAGCGAGGACGCCGTCCTGAACGTGTTCGAGCCGGTCACCGAGCAGGCGGCGGGGGAGTTCCCGGCCGCGCTGGCCGAACTGCGCGACCGGCTGCCGGGCGCGACCGGGCCGCTCGGCGTGTTCGGCGGCTCGGCCGGGGCGCTCGTGGCGCTGGAGGTGCTGGCGCGCGGGGACGCCGCGATCGCGGCCGGGGCGGTGGCCAGCCCGGTCGTGCAGCTCGCGCCGATGATCGCCGCCAACGAGCGGCGGTTCGGGGTGACCTACGCGTGGAGCGAGCGGTCCCACGCGGTCGCCGCGCGCTACGACTACGTGGACCGGGCCGCCGAGCTGACCGCGCCGCTGCTGCTGGTCACCGGGGCGGACGACGACATCGCCGTGCGCGAGCCCGCCGAGGCGTTGCGCGCGAAGCTGGGGGCCGAGCTGGTGACGGTCGAGGGGATGGCGCACGAGTTCCCGCCGGGGACGCCGGGCGCGGCCCGCGTCGACGCCGCGTTCACCGAGTGGTTCGCGCGGCGGCTGCGCGGCTGA
- a CDS encoding LysR family transcriptional regulator, with translation MDLDLAQVRAFVVTAQERHFGRAAQALFLTQQALSKRIRKLEDALATPLFLRTNRSVTLTADGERFLPHARELVRVADAAVAAMGADDRPLRLDVVDYRLAPMFLLRRLAAREPGMKIDRVAGGGFANAVEPLLSGELDAAIGRVTGCGRPLPEELEHRIVRLEPLVALLAPEHPLAGNDVLRLEDLRAEGIWLPGLRGPGEWLSYLHELCTRFGVPIDDSGVSYDLRHTLEQTRYGTQRVTLAGADMQLAPDLNLTVLPFEPSPLFPWSLVWRRGRAHPALRRLLALAGRTSREENWCAYDPEHAWLPEADVSRAAAARTTR, from the coding sequence GTGGACCTCGACCTCGCCCAGGTCCGGGCGTTCGTCGTGACCGCGCAGGAACGCCACTTCGGGCGGGCCGCCCAGGCGCTGTTCCTCACCCAGCAGGCGCTGTCGAAGCGGATCCGGAAGCTCGAGGACGCCCTCGCGACCCCGCTGTTCCTGCGCACGAACCGCTCGGTCACGCTCACCGCCGACGGTGAGCGCTTCCTCCCGCACGCCCGCGAGCTGGTGCGGGTGGCCGACGCGGCGGTGGCCGCCATGGGCGCCGATGACCGGCCGCTGCGGCTCGACGTCGTCGACTACCGGCTCGCCCCGATGTTCCTGCTCCGCCGGCTCGCCGCGCGGGAGCCGGGCATGAAGATCGACCGGGTCGCCGGCGGCGGGTTCGCCAACGCCGTCGAGCCGCTGCTGTCCGGCGAGCTCGACGCGGCCATCGGCCGGGTCACCGGGTGCGGCCGCCCGCTGCCCGAGGAGCTGGAGCACCGGATCGTCCGGCTCGAACCGCTGGTCGCGCTGCTCGCGCCGGAGCACCCGCTGGCCGGCAACGACGTCCTGCGGCTGGAGGACCTGCGCGCCGAGGGGATCTGGCTGCCGGGGCTGCGCGGGCCGGGCGAATGGCTGTCGTACCTGCACGAGCTGTGCACCCGGTTCGGCGTGCCGATCGACGACTCCGGCGTCAGCTACGACCTGCGGCACACGCTCGAGCAGACGCGGTACGGCACGCAGCGCGTCACCCTCGCCGGAGCCGACATGCAGCTCGCGCCCGATCTGAACCTCACGGTGCTGCCGTTCGAGCCGTCCCCGCTGTTCCCGTGGTCGCTGGTCTGGCGGCGCGGCCGGGCGCACCCGGCGCTGCGGCGGCTCCTGGCCCTGGCGGGGCGCACCAGCCGCGAAGAGAACTGGTGCGCCTACGACCCGGAACACGCCTGGCTGCCGGAAGCCGACGTCAGCCGCGCAGCCGCCGCGCGAACCACTCGGTGA
- a CDS encoding PaaI family thioesterase yields the protein MTDSAAPIDVERLSGIDPAAADQQLNDKVGMKLLEATAERVVGTIPVEGNLQPYGLLHGGANAVLAEALGSTVAALNAGPDRAAMGLELSCTHHRAVRSGTVTGVATPLHVGRGTITAEIVLTDDEGRRTCTARLTCVVRDRPPGA from the coding sequence GTGACGGACAGTGCCGCCCCCATCGACGTGGAGCGGCTGTCGGGCATCGACCCGGCGGCGGCGGACCAGCAGCTGAACGACAAGGTCGGGATGAAGCTGCTCGAAGCGACGGCCGAGCGTGTCGTCGGCACGATCCCGGTCGAGGGCAACCTCCAGCCGTACGGCCTGCTGCACGGCGGGGCCAACGCCGTGCTGGCCGAAGCACTGGGCTCGACGGTCGCCGCGCTCAACGCGGGCCCGGACCGCGCGGCCATGGGCCTGGAGCTGTCCTGCACGCACCACCGCGCGGTGCGTTCGGGCACCGTCACCGGCGTCGCGACGCCGCTGCACGTCGGGCGCGGCACCATCACCGCGGAGATCGTGCTGACCGACGACGAGGGCAGGCGCACCTGCACCGCCCGGCTCACCTGCGTCGTCCGGGACCGCCCGCCGGGCGCCTGA
- a CDS encoding ABC transporter ATP-binding protein has product MTLLELSDVSVHYGRIQAVSGLSITVNEGEIVTLIGANGAGKSTTMRAISGIRPISAGKITFAGEDISKLRGDLRVARGISQAPEGRGIFPGMTVMENLDMGAYARKDRKSLGADLDRVFELFPRLAERKTQMGGTMSGGEQQMLAIGRALMAKPKLLLLDEPSMGLAPQFIQQIFRIITEINKQGTTVLLVEQNAQQALSRAHRAYVLETGRITKTGTGKELLADTSIKEAYLGVG; this is encoded by the coding sequence ATGACGTTGCTTGAGCTGTCGGACGTGTCCGTCCACTACGGACGGATCCAGGCGGTCTCCGGGCTGTCCATCACGGTGAACGAGGGCGAGATCGTCACGCTCATCGGCGCGAACGGCGCCGGCAAGTCGACGACGATGCGGGCCATCTCCGGCATCCGGCCGATCTCCGCCGGCAAGATCACCTTCGCCGGCGAGGACATCTCCAAGCTGCGCGGTGACCTCCGGGTGGCCCGCGGGATCTCCCAGGCGCCGGAAGGCCGGGGCATCTTCCCCGGCATGACGGTGATGGAGAACCTCGACATGGGCGCCTACGCCCGCAAGGACCGCAAGAGCCTCGGCGCGGACCTGGACCGGGTCTTCGAGCTGTTCCCGCGGCTGGCGGAGCGCAAGACGCAGATGGGCGGCACGATGTCCGGGGGTGAGCAGCAGATGCTCGCCATCGGGCGCGCGCTGATGGCGAAGCCGAAGCTGCTGCTGCTCGACGAGCCGTCGATGGGCCTGGCCCCGCAGTTCATCCAGCAGATCTTCCGGATCATCACGGAGATCAACAAGCAGGGCACCACGGTGCTGCTCGTGGAGCAGAACGCGCAGCAGGCGCTCTCCCGCGCCCACCGCGCGTACGTGCTCGAAACCGGCCGGATCACCAAGACCGGCACCGGCAAGGAGCTGCTCGCGGACACCAGCATCAAGGAGGCCTACCTGGGCGTCGGCTGA
- a CDS encoding ANTAR domain-containing response regulator: protein MTDQATEANGAATVPQRRVLVAEDEALIRLDLVEMLREEGYEVVGEAGDGEQAVALATDLKPDLVILDVKMPKLDGIEAASKITGDRIAPVVILTAFSQRDLVERARDAGTMAYLVKPFAKRDLVPAIELAVSRFSELQALEAEVAGLTDRLETRKVIDRAKGLLMSRQGLTEPDAFRWIQRTAMDRRTTMKAVAEAVVESIGS, encoded by the coding sequence GTGACCGATCAGGCTACCGAGGCCAACGGTGCCGCCACCGTGCCGCAGCGTCGGGTGCTCGTCGCCGAGGACGAGGCTCTCATCCGGCTTGACCTCGTCGAAATGCTGCGTGAAGAGGGCTATGAGGTCGTCGGGGAGGCCGGGGACGGGGAGCAGGCCGTCGCGCTGGCCACCGATCTCAAACCCGACCTCGTGATCCTCGACGTCAAGATGCCGAAGCTCGACGGCATCGAGGCCGCGTCCAAGATCACCGGGGACCGGATCGCGCCCGTCGTCATCCTCACCGCCTTCAGCCAGCGTGACCTCGTCGAACGCGCGCGGGACGCCGGCACCATGGCCTACCTCGTCAAGCCCTTCGCCAAGCGGGACCTCGTGCCCGCCATCGAGCTGGCCGTCAGCCGGTTCTCCGAGCTGCAGGCCCTCGAGGCCGAGGTCGCCGGGCTCACCGACCGGCTCGAGACGCGCAAGGTCATCGACCGCGCCAAGGGGCTGCTCATGAGCCGGCAGGGCCTGACCGAGCCCGACGCCTTCCGCTGGATCCAGCGCACCGCCATGGATCGCCGGACCACGATGAAGGCCGTCGCCGAGGCTGTCGTGGAGAGCATCGGCAGCTGA
- a CDS encoding branched-chain amino acid ABC transporter substrate-binding protein, with protein sequence MLAAVGALSLSACAARNDSGSGGNNASSQAQAAAPSAAADAADPAGDGKAQCAPTSIAYAGTINGANAALGQNILNGVKLAVDQHNKANAGCQVKLEQFDTEGTPDKAPGIVTQIVNTPSIIGVVGLPFSGESKAAGNIFNSAGLVTVTPSATNPTLSQNGWKTFFRGLGNDNTQGPAAAKFITGDLKANKVCVIEDDSEYGTGLATAAIKALGDKATCQDKVKTKQTEFSAVVNKVKSENPDVVFYSGYYQEAAPFAQQLNDAGVKAKFVGPDGVKDDEFVKGAGDAAANAYFTCPCVPADQFTKFTEAYKAASGKDPGTYSPEGYDLTTILLKGIDAGKKDRPGLLEWVKNYDGQGLTKHFKWDDKGELSQTTVWTYKVENGKIVRNTEIK encoded by the coding sequence GTGCTGGCCGCTGTCGGGGCCCTTTCCCTCAGCGCGTGTGCGGCACGGAACGACAGCGGCTCGGGCGGCAACAACGCGAGCTCGCAGGCCCAGGCCGCGGCCCCGTCAGCCGCCGCCGACGCGGCCGACCCGGCCGGCGACGGCAAGGCGCAGTGTGCCCCCACCTCCATCGCGTACGCGGGCACTATCAACGGCGCCAACGCCGCGCTGGGCCAGAACATCCTGAACGGCGTCAAGCTCGCCGTCGACCAGCACAACAAGGCCAACGCGGGCTGCCAGGTCAAGCTGGAGCAGTTCGACACCGAGGGCACGCCCGACAAGGCGCCCGGCATCGTGACGCAGATCGTCAACACGCCGTCGATCATCGGCGTCGTCGGCCTGCCGTTCTCGGGTGAGTCGAAGGCCGCGGGCAACATCTTCAACAGCGCGGGCCTGGTCACGGTGACCCCGTCGGCCACCAACCCGACCCTCTCCCAGAACGGCTGGAAGACCTTCTTCCGCGGCCTGGGCAACGACAACACGCAGGGTCCGGCCGCCGCGAAGTTCATCACCGGCGACCTCAAGGCCAACAAGGTCTGCGTGATCGAGGACGACTCCGAGTACGGCACCGGCCTCGCCACCGCCGCCATCAAGGCGCTGGGCGACAAGGCGACCTGCCAGGACAAGGTCAAGACCAAGCAGACCGAGTTCTCCGCGGTCGTGAACAAGGTCAAGAGCGAGAACCCCGACGTCGTCTTCTACTCGGGCTACTACCAGGAAGCCGCGCCGTTCGCGCAGCAGCTGAACGACGCCGGCGTCAAGGCCAAGTTCGTCGGCCCGGACGGTGTCAAGGACGACGAGTTCGTCAAGGGTGCCGGCGACGCCGCCGCCAACGCCTACTTCACCTGCCCGTGCGTCCCGGCCGACCAGTTCACCAAGTTCACCGAGGCGTACAAGGCGGCTTCGGGCAAGGACCCGGGCACGTACTCGCCGGAGGGCTACGACCTGACCACGATCCTGCTCAAGGGCATCGACGCCGGCAAGAAGGACCGCCCGGGCCTGCTCGAGTGGGTCAAGAACTACGACGGCCAGGGCCTGACCAAGCACTTCAAGTGGGACGACAAGGGCGAGCTGTCCCAGACGACCGTGTGGACCTACAAGGTCGAGAACGGGAAGATCGTTCGCAACACCGAGATCAAGTAG
- a CDS encoding ABC transporter ATP-binding protein, with protein MTDPQNGGPEVAAEGGLVAELQHMTAEERAEHEAEVAEVVAADRAIDVEVGQTLLEVDNVTMRFGGLVALDQISFGIRRGEILGLIGPNGAGKTTCFNAMTGVYRPTSGEVRLEGKPLGKTSRHGITQLGIARTFQNIRLFGEMTALENVVVGTDARHKTSMIGALLRLPRHHREEKAAVEKAMALLEFVGIADRAADRAKNLPYGYQRRLEIARALATEPKLLCLDEPAAGFNPAEKEELMGLIRTIRDDGYTVLLIEHDMKLVMGVTDRIVVLEFGKKIAEGLPAEIRENPAVIAAYLGVPDDDVA; from the coding sequence ATGACCGACCCCCAGAACGGCGGTCCGGAGGTCGCCGCGGAGGGCGGCCTCGTCGCCGAGCTGCAGCACATGACGGCCGAGGAGCGGGCCGAGCACGAGGCGGAGGTCGCGGAGGTCGTCGCGGCGGACCGCGCCATCGACGTCGAGGTGGGGCAGACCCTGCTCGAGGTCGACAACGTGACGATGCGCTTCGGCGGTCTCGTCGCGCTCGACCAGATCTCCTTCGGCATCCGCCGCGGCGAGATCCTCGGGCTGATCGGCCCCAACGGCGCGGGCAAGACGACGTGCTTCAACGCGATGACCGGCGTCTACCGCCCGACCTCCGGCGAGGTCCGGCTGGAGGGCAAGCCGCTGGGCAAGACGTCGCGGCACGGCATCACGCAGCTGGGCATCGCCAGGACGTTCCAGAACATCCGGCTCTTCGGCGAGATGACGGCGCTGGAGAACGTCGTCGTCGGCACCGACGCGCGGCACAAGACCAGCATGATCGGCGCGCTGCTGCGCCTCCCGCGGCACCACCGCGAGGAGAAGGCCGCCGTCGAGAAGGCGATGGCCCTGCTGGAGTTCGTCGGCATCGCCGACCGCGCGGCCGACCGGGCGAAGAACCTGCCCTACGGCTACCAGCGGCGCCTGGAGATCGCGCGGGCGCTGGCGACCGAGCCGAAGCTGCTCTGCCTGGACGAGCCCGCGGCGGGCTTCAACCCGGCGGAGAAGGAAGAGCTCATGGGCCTGATCCGGACCATCCGGGACGACGGCTACACGGTGCTGCTCATCGAACACGACATGAAGCTCGTCATGGGCGTGACCGACCGGATCGTGGTGCTGGAGTTCGGCAAGAAGATCGCCGAAGGACTGCCGGCCGAGATCCGCGAGAACCCCGCGGTGATCGCGGCCTACCTGGGGGTGCCTGACGATGACGTTGCTTGA
- a CDS encoding branched-chain amino acid ABC transporter permease has protein sequence MTTTTTPAPAQAKKRRPLGEWWNNLGRVQQWGVLIPLVALVYLLPVLNPPILTTEPGYDFPIAMFEVARYALIAIGLNVVVGQAGLLDLGYVGFFAVGAYVAALFTSPDSSLSKLPFLVVLPIAMAVTMIFGVVLGTPTLRLRGDYLAIVTLGFGEIVRLLADNVDPLRGNRGFQQVGHPPGTHADGSPLFTNTNGIPWYWLCVTIIILILFLVGNLERSRVGRAWVAIRDDEDAAEIMGVPTFKFKIWAFVGGAAIGGLSGALYAGQLGFVNNQKFDVVTSMLFLAAVILGGSGNKVGVILGAVVVAYIPLRFLVIAQYKYLIFGVALIVLMIFRPQGLLGARQRLLTYGRQAYQRLLGKGEQISSDGALQTEPTPGSKS, from the coding sequence ATGACGACCACGACGACCCCTGCCCCGGCCCAGGCGAAGAAGCGCCGTCCGCTGGGCGAGTGGTGGAACAACCTCGGCCGCGTGCAGCAGTGGGGCGTGCTGATCCCGCTCGTCGCGCTGGTGTACCTGCTGCCGGTGCTGAACCCGCCGATCCTGACCACCGAACCGGGCTACGACTTCCCGATCGCCATGTTCGAGGTGGCCCGGTACGCCCTGATCGCCATCGGCCTCAACGTCGTGGTCGGCCAGGCCGGCCTGCTCGACCTCGGGTACGTCGGGTTCTTCGCGGTCGGCGCCTACGTCGCCGCGCTGTTCACCAGCCCGGACTCGTCGCTGTCGAAGCTGCCGTTCCTGGTCGTGCTGCCGATCGCGATGGCCGTGACGATGATCTTCGGCGTGGTCCTCGGGACGCCGACGCTGCGGCTGCGCGGCGACTACCTGGCGATCGTGACGCTGGGCTTCGGCGAGATTGTCCGGCTGCTGGCCGACAACGTCGACCCGCTGCGCGGCAACCGCGGGTTCCAGCAGGTCGGGCATCCGCCGGGCACCCACGCCGACGGCTCGCCGCTGTTCACCAACACCAACGGCATCCCGTGGTACTGGCTGTGCGTCACGATCATCATCCTGATCCTGTTCCTGGTCGGGAACCTGGAACGCAGCCGCGTCGGCCGCGCCTGGGTCGCCATCCGGGACGACGAGGACGCCGCCGAGATCATGGGCGTGCCGACGTTCAAGTTCAAGATCTGGGCGTTCGTCGGCGGCGCGGCCATCGGCGGCCTGTCCGGCGCGCTCTACGCCGGCCAGCTCGGGTTCGTGAACAACCAGAAGTTCGACGTGGTGACGTCGATGCTGTTCCTGGCCGCGGTCATCCTCGGCGGGTCGGGCAACAAGGTCGGCGTCATCCTCGGCGCGGTGGTGGTGGCCTACATCCCGCTGCGGTTCCTGGTGATCGCCCAGTACAAGTACCTGATCTTCGGTGTCGCGCTGATCGTCCTGATGATCTTCCGCCCGCAGGGTCTGCTCGGTGCCCGGCAACGGTTGCTCACCTACGGCAGGCAGGCGTACCAGCGATTGCTGGGCAAGGGCGAGCAGATCAGCAGTGACGGCGCGCTGCAGACCGAACCGACCCCGGGGAGCAAGTCATGA